One segment of uncultured Campylobacter sp. DNA contains the following:
- the uvrC gene encoding excinuclease ABC subunit UvrC → MLIEEIKSLPASPGVYQYFDAAGKLLYVGKAKILKNRVKSYFSFTPALAPSPRLSARIAKMISEAAHLEYIVTPSESDALILENSFIKQLKPKYNILLRDDKTYPYIYVNLDDDFPRFEITRKIVKGRNIRYFGPYFHGAKEILQTLYMQFPLVQKKNCVKGKKACLFHQIGRCAAPCEDKISKQDYARIVQSALTALKNPQKMVPQLLERMARLAQSENFEEAAQIRDTIEILKQMNVKVEVDLAKLDDFEVFAIAARDGLVCAVHFSIREGKISASSSHIINCKAPSADDIANAYKQMILSAFPAAAPVACAKIYVYDEFDDADLVCEILSKRHERAFKIYAPKIGEKRKICEIAYQNCEINIKKHLKTHDYAFLQELKDYFNLTNLPVNIEVFDNSHMFGAAAVGAMISFQDGEFNKQNYRHKHLSSNNDYDQMREYLTSRALKFDELAAPDLWLIDGGTALLNLAEEIICSVGANVDIIAISKEKIDAKAHRAKGAAKDKICTKNGIFSLPTDDKKLQFFQRLRDEAHRFAISFHQKSKRKLDLQSSKLLSLGVSKGSLKKLLDFYGDFESIYAASFDEIRSLTNIQTAEKILNNH, encoded by the coding sequence TTGCTAATAGAGGAGATTAAGAGCCTGCCTGCTAGCCCCGGCGTGTATCAGTACTTCGACGCCGCGGGCAAGCTGTTATACGTCGGCAAGGCAAAAATTTTAAAAAATCGCGTCAAAAGCTACTTTTCTTTCACGCCCGCTCTCGCTCCGAGCCCGCGCTTAAGTGCGCGCATCGCCAAGATGATAAGCGAGGCGGCGCATTTAGAATACATCGTAACGCCCAGCGAGAGCGACGCGCTGATACTAGAAAATTCCTTCATCAAGCAGCTTAAGCCTAAATACAACATCCTGCTGCGCGACGATAAGACCTATCCATATATCTACGTAAATTTAGACGACGATTTCCCGCGCTTTGAGATCACGCGAAAGATCGTAAAGGGCAGAAACATCAGATACTTCGGTCCCTATTTTCACGGCGCGAAGGAAATTTTACAGACGCTTTACATGCAGTTTCCGCTCGTGCAGAAGAAAAATTGCGTCAAGGGCAAGAAGGCCTGTTTGTTCCATCAGATCGGGCGCTGCGCCGCTCCGTGCGAGGATAAAATTTCAAAGCAGGATTACGCGCGTATCGTACAAAGCGCGCTTACGGCTCTAAAAAATCCGCAAAAGATGGTGCCGCAGCTTTTGGAGCGGATGGCGCGGCTTGCGCAGAGCGAAAATTTCGAGGAAGCCGCACAGATCCGCGATACGATCGAAATTTTAAAGCAGATGAACGTAAAGGTGGAGGTCGATCTGGCAAAACTCGATGATTTCGAGGTCTTTGCGATTGCCGCACGCGACGGGCTCGTCTGCGCCGTGCATTTTAGCATACGCGAGGGAAAAATTTCAGCCTCAAGCTCGCATATAATCAACTGCAAAGCCCCAAGCGCCGATGATATCGCAAACGCCTACAAGCAGATGATCTTAAGCGCCTTTCCTGCCGCGGCTCCCGTGGCGTGCGCTAAAATTTACGTTTACGACGAGTTTGACGATGCGGATCTGGTATGCGAAATTTTATCCAAGCGGCACGAAAGAGCGTTTAAAATTTACGCGCCAAAAATCGGCGAGAAGCGTAAAATTTGCGAGATTGCATATCAAAACTGCGAGATCAATATCAAAAAGCATCTAAAAACGCACGATTACGCATTTTTGCAGGAGCTGAAGGATTATTTTAATCTTACGAATTTGCCCGTAAATATCGAGGTTTTCGACAATTCGCATATGTTCGGCGCCGCAGCCGTGGGAGCTATGATAAGCTTTCAAGACGGCGAGTTTAACAAGCAAAACTACCGCCACAAGCACCTTAGCTCAAATAACGACTACGATCAGATGCGCGAGTATCTAACTAGCCGCGCGCTTAAATTTGACGAGCTCGCAGCACCCGATCTGTGGCTCATCGACGGCGGAACGGCTCTGCTAAACTTGGCAGAGGAAATAATCTGCAGCGTCGGAGCAAACGTCGATATAATCGCCATCTCTAAAGAGAAGATCGACGCTAAAGCCCACCGCGCAAAGGGAGCTGCGAAAGATAAAATTTGCACGAAGAACGGGATTTTTTCGCTGCCGACGGATGATAAAAAATTGCAGTTTTTTCAGCGACTACGCGATGAAGCGCACCGCTTTGCGATCTCGTTTCACCAAAAGAGCAAACGCAAGCTCGATCTACAAAGCTCAAAGCTGCTAAG